CGTCAAGACCGGGTGAGCATATAGGGCCGGGGGGAAGTCCCCGGATGACATATGTGTTGTACGGATTGGTTTTGTCCAGAATGTGGCTACGTCGGATGTCACCGTCAAAAGTCGGGCCAAGGCCATAGATGATGGTCGGGTCCGCCTGGATGAGCATGCGCTTTTTGAGTCGATTATGAAAAACCCCGGATATGCGCTTTCGTTCGGAGGTGTTGCCGGTTTCCTTTTCAATAAGGGAAGCGAGGGTCACCATTTTGTGCATTTCCTTGAATTCAGGCAAACCGTCGGGCCACGCTTTGGGGGCGTTCCTGAAGAATTCCTTGAGCATTAATTCGACCATGTATCGGGATTGGTCGCCCTTGGGCGGCGTCAGCAGATAGGTCTCCGGGAAGAGGTACCCTTCGGCGCTTTTCGCTTCTATCCCAAACTTTTGGAGCAATTCAAGGTCTGTCACCGCCTTGGAGAAATTTTCAAAAGAGCCCAATTGAGCGGACTGGATTTTGTCGGCGGTCTGCCACCATGTCAGGCCTTCACGGATGGAGGCTTTTTTCATGATGCCGGCCGAAGTGCTTAATTCATGAAGTATCTGTGAAGGAGTCCATCCTGTGGAAAGCTTGAATTGTCCTGCGCGGAGAGAGGCCGTTTTGCCGGTTCGCTGTGCGAGCTTGAGGAAACGGCGTGTGTCTGTGATCAGGCCGTTTTTTTTGAGGTTGGAAGAGATGGTTGTGAAAATCTCACCGGGTTCCACGCGAAACAGGATGTCACGTCCGGGAGACTCTGGTGGTACGGTCAGGAATTGGTTTTCAAGCCATGCCTTATGCCAAACATACCCGCCCACTCCGATACCTGCCAACAGGAGCAGGCCGAGAATTGATATTATGATTGTCCGCTTTCGAGCCATGAGCGCAGTATGATGACAGCGGCCTGACTGTCCAGGGCCATCTTTCGTTTTTTGCCGAAGAGTCCTGCGGCGTTGAGTTCTTCTTCGGCTTCTGCCGAGGTCAGCCGTTCATCCATCAAATGGACTGGCTGTTCGATCCGTCGTTCAAGGCTTTCGGCAAAATTCCGGGCCTGGCGTGTGGTCAGGGTGTCTTCCCCATCCAAAGAAAGAGGGAGGCCGATCACAACAACCTCAATTGCCTCATCTTGTATGATTTTGAGCAGTTCGTCAAAGAGGGCGTTTCGCGACGTTCGCACAATGGTCTTGAACGGTGAGACAAGCGTACCTGTTCGGTCGGACACGGCCAGACCTACACGCTTCAGACCAAAATCAATGCCAAGTGCGCGCATGTCAGTTTCCGACCCGAATTACATCGGGAGCGGTGTTTACGTGAAGTTGTCTGATTGCTTCTTTACTCATTGTGCGCCTCCATTAAAAGTCCGCCCATACAAAGCATTTGAGCGGACAATGGTCAACGAAAAACACGGTCAACTCAATATTTTGAACATAATTGGGATGGTGATGCCGCTGGCCAGGGTGGTCAGGAAAACCATTCGGGAAGCAAGTCCTGCATTGCAGCCGTATGTTTTGGATAACGCCACGGTGAGTAAAGCTGAAGGCATGGCCGCTTCCAGTACGAGTACGTGCACTTCCCATGTTTCAAGGGTCATGAATATGGTCGGCATCCATATCATGATCGGTTTCAGGATGAGTTTGTTTGCAGCCACTGCTATACCTGCCAACGCCACGGAGCCGAGTCCTTGGAAATGGAGAAGGACACCGACGAGCAGTGTGACCATCAGTGTGTTGGCTGCGCCTGTCACGTCAAGAGCCTGCATGATGGTGCCCATGACAGGGCCGTCTGTCGGGAGCTTGAAGGTAGCCCAGAAGAGTCCGGCTACCACGGAGATGAAAATGGGGGAACGGAAAAATCCCAGAGCAGCTTTGAAACGAGTTTCAGGGGACGCGCCTTCGCTGCCATAGTAGATGGCTATCATGGTGCCAAGGGTGAAAAGTGCCGGGCCAACGCCGATTTCAGAAACCATGACAGCTTCGGTCATGGCTCCGGTGTTCCCCGGAAAAACCTGACTGATAAGGGCGTATCCAAGCAGTGAGGAGCTACCGAAGCCGGACACGAGAATCATTGCCCCGGTGGATGGACGATCCAATCGTAGAGCCTTGGCCGCGATCCAGCCGAGACCAAGAGCAACGAGTTCGGCCATCAGCATGATGAGCGCGAGCCATGTTTCACTCCACATGATGGAAGTTCGGGCCAGCGAAACAAAAATGAGTGCGGGCAAAGTGGCGTGCGTGACAAGTTTGGAAAAGATGCTGCCGTGTTCTTCGCGAATGAATCCTTTATGTCGCATGAAGGCCGCGAAACAAATGAGGCCAAGCAGGATCGCAATGGAGGTAATGAGGCGGGCGTAAATTGTCATGGTAGGCTCCTTTGGGATAGGAGCCTACCTCGACAAATATTTTCGGTCAAATTCGAACCGGGATATTAGCTGTCTGCGCCCTTGCGCTCAACCTTTTCAAGCAAGTCCTTGAGTTCCTTTTTCCATTTCTTACCGCCCACGGCTTCAGCCAGATATTCCACGGCGTGAAGCACCCTGTTGGGCCGTTTCATTTGGAGCATGGATCGTTTGATGCCGACCTTACAGGACGGGCAGCCAACCACTATGGGCTTTTCCCGGTTGTAACCGAGATCTTCCGAGAGCTGGTCCTGCTTGCGTTCACGCAATCGATTGTAGATGGCGGGCGAGGTCATGGCGCCGAGGCCGGATTCTCCACAGCAGCCGGGCGAGAGGCTTACGTCGGCGCCGGTCAATTCGGCCAGTGCGGCGCGGTACATCTCTGGAGCCTTGATCTTGGGCGCGTCTACCCACTCTGCATGACAGGCGGCGTGGTACACAATGGATTCGGACTGGCGGATGGTGGGGAGTCGCTCGATAAGAAACTGGACCACGTCCATCTGTTTGAGCGGTTCTTCCATTTCGCCGGTGAAATCGTAGCTTTCCAGAGACTCGCGACAGGTTCCACAGGCCGTGAGCAGGGTCGTTGCCTTGAGGCCTGCCTTCCCTGTCTTGACGAACAGGTCGAGGAATTCCTGAATGTTGCGGTGTCGGTTGGTCTTGTATGCTTCTTCACAACCCGAGGCGAGCAGCGGATAGCCGCAGCACATGTGGTGGTCGGGCATGACCACGTTTACGCCGGATTTGAGAAGCAGGTAGACCGAAGCCATGCCGATGGAATGGGAGAACAGCGACCCGCCGCAACCGGGGAAATAGAGAACCGTGTTGTCGCTGGCGGCTCTGGGGTTCTTGAAGACCGAACCGCCTTCGAGTTCCAGCGTTTCGAACAGGTTCCTGAAATCAATATGCGGGCTGCGGCTCTTGATAATCGGGGATTCGATGCGTGAGAGCCAACGGGCCGGGATCATTCCGAGGGTTTTGTCCTGAAGGGATTGTCCTACAGACAGGAACTTCGCCACAACCGGCAGGTTGGACGCCGGGTTTTTGGACATGTTGCGGAGAACGATCTGTTTGAACGCGTGACCGGATTTGCCCTTGGAGTCGAGGAATGACCGCATGGACAAAGCTGCCCCGGCAGAGTCGATCTTGACCGGACAAGCCGCCTGGCATTTGCCGCAGGCCGTGCAATGGTCCATCAGGTTGCGCAGTTCGGCCATGAGTTTTGCGGAAGGTTCGCCGGTCTGGACCTGTGAATAGTATATACCTTCGATGAGAGCGCCGAGGCTGATATTCTTGTTGCGCGGATGAAACAGGAGGCCCTTGGCCGGAAGGTACATGGGGCAGACCTGTTTGCATTTGCCGCAGCGAGTGCAGGTCTGGATGTTCCGCAAAAGCCCCATGAGGGCTTCCTTGTCCTTGAGCGCGGTGGCATCAAGATCCTTGATAAGTCTGTTGAACGAGAAAGTGAACGGCACACTCGGGAGTTTCCGTGCGGTGAGTTTGCCCGGATTGAGGATGTTGTTCGGGTCCACTTGCTTCTTGTAATCGGCCAGTGCCTTGATCTTCTTGTCGCTCAGGAAGGCGATCTTGGTAATGCCGATACCGTGTTCGCCCGACACCTCTCCGCCCATTTCCAGAACCTTGGTCATGACGACTTCAGCGGCTTCGTGTGCCGAGGCGAGCATCTCAGGGTCGTTGGAATTGACCGGCAGGTTGACGTGGCAGTTCCCGTCACCCGCATGCATGTGGTTGGCAATGACGATGCGCCGAAGCTGCATGTCCTGCCACATGGCTTTAATTTCACGGTCCAGACGAGGGTATGAATCACGCAGTTTCAGGAACAGGTAACGGCACTGGGCCTCCTGTTCGGTGTCGGAGAAGTTCTGAGAGGTGATCTTGCCGCTCAGAATGTCGTCGATACGTCCAAACGCTTCCCGGATGTCTGCGTCATCGTCGTTCACGCCTTTCATGGCGCGCACTTTTTCGAGCGTCGTGCGGTAGATCTTTGCCAGATAGATGAGGTTCAGGTCTTCGAGGAAGTCGGAGAATTCCGGGATGACATCCATGGGGATGACAACGTCTTCGTTGATTTTGAACCCGGAAGTGCGTTTGGCGATGGCCGACAGTTTGTGGCGATCTTCCCAGAAAATCTCGGCTTCCTTGTCGTCTCTGGCCGCAAAAATATCCACGCCGTCAAAAGGCTGGGCTATGGCAAGTACGTTCTGACATGCCGCGTCCAGTGCTTCCTGATCGTCGGAATCCAGTTGAAGGATGAGGACGGAAATGGGGTTGCCTTCATACTGGGTGGACTTGGTCTGGTAGTCGATGGCCTGGACGTATTTTGGACCAAACTCCTCCAGAGCGGAAATCTTCACCAGATCGCCTTCCTCGCGGATGGTGTCGCGCAGGCCGACAACGTCTTTGATGACGAGCATGGCATTCCGCATAGAGCGACCGAAAAATTCCAGACAGAGCACGCGGGAGTGTGCAAGGGCGGGGTAGCAGACAAATCGGGCCACGGTGATGATGCCGTCAGTGCCTTCCTTCTGCACGCCGGGCAGACCGCCAAGGTATTTGTTGGAAACGTCTTTGCCGAGACCTTTGCCCCGGATTTCACTGCTGTCGAGTGTGACGGTATCGATCTGGTGCCCGTTTGCATCGAAAACTTCAAAGGTCGCCGTTTCGCCTTCATAGATCTTGTGGCGCGGATGATTCTTGCGGCGGACCTCGATGAGCGAACCGTCGGGTTTGACCATGCGGTAGCTCAGGATGTTGTCGATGGTGGTGCCGTATTCAAAGGCGAACGGGCCACCGGCGTTTTCGGAGATGTTGCCGCCGATGGAAGAACCTGCCTTGGAGGCCGGGTCCACTGTGAAAAGAATATCCTTTTTTGCGGCGGCCTGGATTGCGTTCAGCGTGATGACACCGGATTCCAACGTCATGGTGCGTTCATTCGGGTCAACGTCAAGAATGTCCTTGAATCTGGCGAGGGAAAGGATGACTGACCTTGCTTCCGCCGGAATTGCACCACCGGTAGCTCCGGTGCCGCCACCACGCGGGATGATGCCGAAGTGCATCTCATTGGCGAGTTTGACGATTCCCTGAATCTGCGCCTCGGTCTCGGGGAAGAGGACGAGCATCGGCAGTTCCATGCGCAGGTCCGTTGCGTCGGTGGCTGATTCCACACGAGAGTGTGGGGCATCTCCGATGCATTCTTCAGGCATGAAGTGCCTGAGTTGTTTGATGATCTGTTCGCGGAAAGCTATTTCCCGGTCGTAGCGCTCCCAGAATAATTCGATTCCTTTTGTCAGGATGGTACCGAATTCCTTGTCGAGGGAGGGTCTGGACATGTTCAGTCGACGGGTAACGGATTTTTTGACCAGTGATGCGTCGATGAACGGATTATAGCGCACAAGGAAAAGTTCTGCGGCCAGATTGGCAGCAAGCTTTTTAACATCCTCGGGCCAGTGTGCGTACTGCTCCATGTCAACCACGCCCAAGGCGCGAGTGATGAGCTGTTCGTCTGATATCGAAATGTGGGGGCCAAGCTGAGCCATGTCTTAATACTCCATGGAAATGGGTGAAGAGAGTGTGAATAAGCGGTTTTTCCCCGAATGGCAAGCATCGGAGCAGGAGGGAAATATGAAAAATCGGTGCCATTCGATGGTGTCGTTTCTGGACATTGTGCAGTCTCCGGTATAGTGAACGACGACGTTTTTTCCACCTTTTCTTTCTACAGCCACAGTGAGAGGATACGCCATGAGTCTGTCAAAATTCGCATCGCTCAAACTTTTCATCACAGGTCCAACCTATATTCGTGACGACGTTAAGGCTGCGGCTTCGTTGCCGGAATTCGGTCATCGAGATAGTGAGAATGATCTTCGTTTTAAGCCCATTCGTCAGCATTTGCGTACGTTGGCTGGATGTGGTGACGATTACGAACCGATTCTTGTTCTGGGGTCAGGTTCTTCGGCAATGGAAGCATCAATCCGTTCATTGGTGGCCGATGACGATGTTTTGCTGAACGTGTCCGTGGGCGCATTCGGTGACCATTATCACACTATCGCCATTGCTAACGGGAAGCAATCCACGAATCTCAAGTTTGAATACGGTCAACCCATTGATCTGAACGTGTTGGAACAGAAGCTCAAGGAATTGAAGCCGGATGTGGTTTCCTTTACCCACAATGAAACATCCACTGGCGTAACCAACGACATGAAGGCTGTCTGCGCTCTCATTCGTCAGCATGGTGCCATGCCTCTGGTGGACGGTGTTTCCATATTCGGTGGCGCGGAACTTGATCTGACCAATTCCGGAGCTGCCATGTACGTGACCGCCACCCAGAAATCCCTGGCTCTGCCTGCCGGATTCGGTATCGGATTCGTATCACAAGAAGCTGAAGAAAAGGCTCTGCGTGTCACCAACAAGGGCCATGCCCATGACATCACCCGTCAGCTTGCCTGTGCCCGAAAGAACCAGACGCTGACGACCCCCAACGGTGCACTTGTCAATCAGATGGCCGTTCAGCTCGATCGCATCGTTAATGAAGAAGGCGTGGAAGACCGTTTTGCCCGTCATATTCAAATGCGCGATATGGTTGAGTCGTGGGTGGCCGGGCTGGATGGATTCGAGATGTTTGTGCCCGAAGGCTATCGTTCCGTGACCATGTCCGCCGTGGTGT
The genomic region above belongs to uncultured Pseudodesulfovibrio sp. and contains:
- a CDS encoding AEC family transporter, whose amino-acid sequence is MTIYARLITSIAILLGLICFAAFMRHKGFIREEHGSIFSKLVTHATLPALIFVSLARTSIMWSETWLALIMLMAELVALGLGWIAAKALRLDRPSTGAMILVSGFGSSSLLGYALISQVFPGNTGAMTEAVMVSEIGVGPALFTLGTMIAIYYGSEGASPETRFKAALGFFRSPIFISVVAGLFWATFKLPTDGPVMGTIMQALDVTGAANTLMVTLLVGVLLHFQGLGSVALAGIAVAANKLILKPIMIWMPTIFMTLETWEVHVLVLEAAMPSALLTVALSKTYGCNAGLASRMVFLTTLASGITIPIMFKILS
- a CDS encoding FAD-binding and (Fe-S)-binding domain-containing protein — its product is MAQLGPHISISDEQLITRALGVVDMEQYAHWPEDVKKLAANLAAELFLVRYNPFIDASLVKKSVTRRLNMSRPSLDKEFGTILTKGIELFWERYDREIAFREQIIKQLRHFMPEECIGDAPHSRVESATDATDLRMELPMLVLFPETEAQIQGIVKLANEMHFGIIPRGGGTGATGGAIPAEARSVILSLARFKDILDVDPNERTMTLESGVITLNAIQAAAKKDILFTVDPASKAGSSIGGNISENAGGPFAFEYGTTIDNILSYRMVKPDGSLIEVRRKNHPRHKIYEGETATFEVFDANGHQIDTVTLDSSEIRGKGLGKDVSNKYLGGLPGVQKEGTDGIITVARFVCYPALAHSRVLCLEFFGRSMRNAMLVIKDVVGLRDTIREEGDLVKISALEEFGPKYVQAIDYQTKSTQYEGNPISVLILQLDSDDQEALDAACQNVLAIAQPFDGVDIFAARDDKEAEIFWEDRHKLSAIAKRTSGFKINEDVVIPMDVIPEFSDFLEDLNLIYLAKIYRTTLEKVRAMKGVNDDDADIREAFGRIDDILSGKITSQNFSDTEQEAQCRYLFLKLRDSYPRLDREIKAMWQDMQLRRIVIANHMHAGDGNCHVNLPVNSNDPEMLASAHEAAEVVMTKVLEMGGEVSGEHGIGITKIAFLSDKKIKALADYKKQVDPNNILNPGKLTARKLPSVPFTFSFNRLIKDLDATALKDKEALMGLLRNIQTCTRCGKCKQVCPMYLPAKGLLFHPRNKNISLGALIEGIYYSQVQTGEPSAKLMAELRNLMDHCTACGKCQAACPVKIDSAGAALSMRSFLDSKGKSGHAFKQIVLRNMSKNPASNLPVVAKFLSVGQSLQDKTLGMIPARWLSRIESPIIKSRSPHIDFRNLFETLELEGGSVFKNPRAASDNTVLYFPGCGGSLFSHSIGMASVYLLLKSGVNVVMPDHHMCCGYPLLASGCEEAYKTNRHRNIQEFLDLFVKTGKAGLKATTLLTACGTCRESLESYDFTGEMEEPLKQMDVVQFLIERLPTIRQSESIVYHAACHAEWVDAPKIKAPEMYRAALAELTGADVSLSPGCCGESGLGAMTSPAIYNRLRERKQDQLSEDLGYNREKPIVVGCPSCKVGIKRSMLQMKRPNRVLHAVEYLAEAVGGKKWKKELKDLLEKVERKGADS
- the ruvX gene encoding Holliday junction resolvase RuvX, which gives rise to MRALGIDFGLKRVGLAVSDRTGTLVSPFKTIVRTSRNALFDELLKIIQDEAIEVVVIGLPLSLDGEDTLTTRQARNFAESLERRIEQPVHLMDERLTSAEAEEELNAAGLFGKKRKMALDSQAAVIILRSWLESGQS
- the mltG gene encoding endolytic transglycosylase MltG translates to MARKRTIIISILGLLLLAGIGVGGYVWHKAWLENQFLTVPPESPGRDILFRVEPGEIFTTISSNLKKNGLITDTRRFLKLAQRTGKTASLRAGQFKLSTGWTPSQILHELSTSAGIMKKASIREGLTWWQTADKIQSAQLGSFENFSKAVTDLELLQKFGIEAKSAEGYLFPETYLLTPPKGDQSRYMVELMLKEFFRNAPKAWPDGLPEFKEMHKMVTLASLIEKETGNTSERKRISGVFHNRLKKRMLIQADPTIIYGLGPTFDGDIRRSHILDKTNPYNTYVIRGLPPGPICSPGLDALMAAIHPEKHNFFYFVAKGDGSHYFSKTLSEHNKAVRDYQLRRNRETYRSTQK
- a CDS encoding aminotransferase class V-fold PLP-dependent enzyme, whose protein sequence is MSLSKFASLKLFITGPTYIRDDVKAAASLPEFGHRDSENDLRFKPIRQHLRTLAGCGDDYEPILVLGSGSSAMEASIRSLVADDDVLLNVSVGAFGDHYHTIAIANGKQSTNLKFEYGQPIDLNVLEQKLKELKPDVVSFTHNETSTGVTNDMKAVCALIRQHGAMPLVDGVSIFGGAELDLTNSGAAMYVTATQKSLALPAGFGIGFVSQEAEEKALRVTNKGHAHDITRQLACARKNQTLTTPNGALVNQMAVQLDRIVNEEGVEDRFARHIQMRDMVESWVAGLDGFEMFVPEGYRSVTMSAVVCPEGVTQAQLKETVKEALRGKGYLMDPGYGKLNAQLEKEGKRQIIRIGHMGDITPDMLAEYLDVLEVELKKL